Proteins from a genomic interval of Bradyrhizobium sp. CCGB01:
- the rplJ gene encoding 50S ribosomal protein L10: MERAAKKEAVEQLNGVFKTTSVAVVAQYSGLTVAQMQKLRTQMKQAGASVKVSKNRLAKIALEGTDVVAIGPMLKGPTVIATSNDPVAAPKVAIEFAKANEKFVIVGGSMGKTVLNVDGVKALASLPSLDELRGKIVGLLVAPATKLAQLANAPAGKLARVIQAHASKGEAA, translated from the coding sequence GTGGAACGAGCGGCAAAAAAGGAAGCGGTCGAACAGCTCAATGGGGTCTTCAAGACCACGAGCGTCGCGGTCGTTGCCCAATATTCCGGCCTCACCGTTGCCCAGATGCAGAAGCTGCGCACGCAGATGAAGCAGGCTGGCGCCTCGGTGAAGGTCTCGAAGAACCGTCTCGCCAAAATTGCTCTTGAAGGCACTGACGTCGTTGCCATCGGCCCCATGCTGAAGGGGCCGACCGTGATCGCTACTTCGAACGATCCGGTGGCGGCGCCAAAGGTCGCCATCGAATTCGCCAAGGCGAACGAAAAGTTCGTCATCGTCGGCGGCTCGATGGGGAAGACCGTCCTGAATGTCGACGGCGTGAAGGCGCTTGCCTCGCTGCCGTCGCTTGATGAACTGCGCGGCAAGATCGTCGGCCTGCTTGTGGCCCCGGCGACCAAGCTCGCTCAGCTCGCCAACGCGCCCGCGGGCAAGCTCGCGCGCGTCATCCAGGCTCATGCCTCAAAGGGCGAAGCGGCCTGA
- a CDS encoding SDR family NAD(P)-dependent oxidoreductase, producing the protein MTLFDMKGKVAVITGSTRGIGLAIAERMAEHGAKVVISSRKADVCDQVAKGINDKFGKGTAVAIAANISSKENLQNLIDESNRAFGKIDVLVCNAASNPYYGPLAGISDDQFRKILDNNIVANNWLISMVVPQMIERKDGSIIIVSSIGGLKGSTILGAYAISKAADMQLARNLACEYGKDNIRVNCIAPGLIKTDFAKALWDNPENLKASTSRSPLLRIGIPDEIAGAAVFLGSKAGDFMTGQTMVIDGGATIS; encoded by the coding sequence ATGACCTTGTTCGACATGAAGGGGAAAGTCGCCGTCATCACCGGATCGACGCGCGGCATCGGGCTTGCGATCGCCGAGCGCATGGCCGAGCACGGCGCCAAGGTCGTGATCTCCTCGCGCAAGGCCGACGTCTGCGACCAGGTCGCTAAGGGCATCAACGACAAGTTCGGCAAGGGCACCGCGGTCGCGATCGCCGCCAACATCTCGTCGAAGGAAAATCTGCAAAACCTCATCGACGAGAGCAATCGCGCCTTCGGCAAGATCGACGTGCTGGTCTGCAATGCCGCGTCGAACCCGTATTACGGTCCGCTTGCCGGCATCTCCGACGATCAGTTCAGGAAGATTCTCGACAACAACATCGTCGCCAACAACTGGCTGATCTCGATGGTGGTGCCGCAGATGATCGAGCGCAAGGACGGCTCGATCATCATCGTCTCCTCGATCGGCGGATTGAAGGGCTCGACCATCCTCGGCGCCTACGCGATCTCCAAGGCCGCCGACATGCAGCTCGCGCGCAACCTCGCCTGCGAATACGGCAAGGACAACATCCGCGTGAACTGCATCGCGCCCGGTCTGATCAAGACCGATTTCGCCAAGGCGCTGTGGGACAATCCGGAGAACCTGAAGGCCTCGACCTCGCGCTCGCCGCTGCTCCGCATCGGCATCCCCGACGAGATCGCCGGCGCCGCCGTGTTCCTGGGATCGAAGGCCGGAGACTTCATGACCGGCCAGACCATGGTGATCGACGGCGGCGCGACGATCAGCTGA
- a CDS encoding serine hydrolase, whose protein sequence is MTATASATAALNSATAPKTPPLPEAKPETLGLSRPRLQAMSDAFKREIDKGTVPGVTVLVARRGQVGWFEALGKQSPAVSAPMALDSIFRIFSMTKPIVSVGIMALVEDGHLLLGDPVAKFIPEFADQKVGVVSGGRLELVPPKRPMTVQDLLRHTSGLTYEHQGDGPVHKIYQDSRVRSRKITNAEHAALVASFPLVCHPGDEFNYSRSTDILGRIIEVVSGKSLGTFLTERILAPLQMTETGFSTSEANASRLAEPFAADPWTGDKVALFNMLEQPVMESGGGGLVSTTMDYARFALMLRNGGTLDGVRIIGRKTLELMASDHLGPHVVTNGTLLSPGHGFGLGFAVRREAGIAPFPGSVGQYFWSGIAGTFFWIDPKEDLFVVFMSQGPGQRDYTRTLVRDLVYAAVD, encoded by the coding sequence ATGACTGCGACAGCCTCTGCGACAGCCGCCCTCAATTCTGCAACCGCGCCAAAAACCCCGCCTCTGCCCGAGGCCAAGCCCGAGACGCTGGGCCTGTCGCGCCCCCGCCTCCAGGCGATGTCGGACGCGTTCAAGCGCGAGATCGACAAGGGAACCGTCCCCGGGGTGACCGTACTGGTGGCGCGGCGCGGCCAGGTCGGCTGGTTCGAGGCGCTCGGCAAGCAGAGCCCGGCTGTATCAGCGCCGATGGCGCTTGATTCGATCTTCCGGATCTTCTCGATGACCAAGCCGATCGTCTCGGTCGGCATCATGGCGCTGGTCGAAGACGGCCACCTCCTGCTCGGCGATCCCGTCGCCAAGTTCATTCCGGAGTTCGCAGACCAGAAAGTCGGCGTGGTCAGCGGCGGCAGACTGGAACTGGTTCCGCCCAAGCGGCCGATGACGGTGCAGGACCTGCTCCGCCACACCTCGGGCCTGACCTACGAGCACCAGGGCGACGGCCCCGTGCACAAGATCTACCAGGACTCCCGGGTGCGCAGCCGCAAGATCACCAATGCGGAGCACGCCGCGCTGGTGGCGAGCTTCCCGCTGGTCTGCCACCCCGGCGACGAGTTCAACTACAGCCGCTCCACCGACATCCTCGGCCGCATCATCGAGGTCGTCAGCGGCAAGTCGCTCGGCACGTTCCTGACGGAGCGCATCCTCGCCCCGCTCCAGATGACCGAAACCGGCTTCTCGACCAGCGAGGCCAATGCCAGCAGGCTCGCCGAGCCATTCGCGGCCGATCCCTGGACCGGCGACAAGGTCGCGCTGTTCAACATGCTGGAGCAGCCGGTCATGGAATCCGGCGGTGGCGGCCTCGTCTCGACCACGATGGACTATGCCCGCTTCGCGTTGATGCTGCGCAACGGCGGCACGCTCGACGGTGTCAGGATCATCGGGCGCAAGACGCTGGAGCTGATGGCGTCCGATCACCTCGGACCACACGTCGTGACCAACGGCACGCTGCTGTCGCCCGGCCATGGTTTCGGTCTCGGCTTCGCCGTCCGCCGCGAGGCCGGCATCGCGCCCTTCCCCGGCAGCGTCGGCCAGTATTTCTGGAGCGGCATTGCCGGGACGTTCTTCTGGATCGACCCGAAGGAGGATCTGTTCGTCGTGTTTATGTCGCAGGGACCGGGGCAGCGCGATTACACGCGGACGCTGGTGCGGGATCTGGTTTACGCGGCGGTGGATTGA
- a CDS encoding histidine phosphatase family protein has translation MATADKSNVVTTRWWWVRHAPVRNDGGNIYGQSDLACDTSDTYVFNAVAKVLPRKAVWYSSNLMRTHQTAEAIWAAGYPKPASMPWEADLAEQNLGKWQGMNRAAFIASRPVGSSWFADINEPAPGGESFMDLYNRTRRTIERINNEAGGQDIIAVAHGGTIKAAIGLALDGQVERALSFDIDNVSITRLDYFASPERTVWRLPMVNQQPWIADDAHAAMHQPAGPEVKKLA, from the coding sequence ATGGCAACCGCAGACAAGTCCAATGTGGTCACGACACGGTGGTGGTGGGTCCGTCACGCGCCGGTGCGCAATGACGGCGGCAACATCTACGGCCAGAGCGATCTCGCCTGCGACACCAGCGATACCTACGTGTTCAATGCTGTTGCCAAGGTGCTGCCACGCAAGGCGGTCTGGTATTCGAGCAATCTGATGCGCACACACCAGACCGCGGAAGCGATCTGGGCAGCAGGTTACCCGAAGCCCGCGTCGATGCCATGGGAAGCGGATCTCGCCGAGCAGAATCTCGGGAAGTGGCAGGGTATGAACCGCGCCGCGTTCATCGCAAGCCGTCCCGTCGGTTCGAGCTGGTTCGCCGACATCAACGAGCCTGCGCCGGGCGGCGAAAGTTTCATGGACCTCTACAACCGTACGCGCCGCACCATCGAGCGGATCAACAACGAGGCCGGCGGGCAGGACATCATCGCGGTCGCGCATGGCGGCACCATCAAGGCGGCGATCGGCCTTGCGCTCGACGGCCAGGTGGAGCGGGCACTGTCGTTCGACATCGACAATGTGTCGATCACGCGGCTCGATTATTTCGCAAGCCCCGAGCGCACGGTGTGGCGGCTGCCGATGGTGAACCAGCAGCCCTGGATCGCCGATGACGCGCACGCGGCAATGCATCAGCCGGCGGGACCGGAAGTCAAGAAGCTCGCCTGA
- the rplL gene encoding 50S ribosomal protein L7/L12, whose amino-acid sequence MADLQKIVDDLSSLTVLEAAELAKLLEEKWGVSAAAAVAVAGPAGGGAAAAPAEEKTEFTVVLANAGDKKIEVIKEVRAITGLGLKEAKDLVEGAPKPVKEGVNKDEAEKIKVQLEKAGAKVELK is encoded by the coding sequence ATGGCTGACTTGCAGAAGATCGTTGACGACCTCTCGAGCCTCACCGTGCTCGAAGCTGCCGAACTCGCGAAGCTCCTCGAAGAGAAGTGGGGCGTTTCGGCTGCCGCGGCTGTCGCCGTGGCTGGCCCGGCTGGTGGTGGCGCTGCTGCCGCTCCGGCGGAAGAGAAGACCGAGTTCACGGTTGTTCTCGCCAACGCCGGCGACAAGAAGATCGAGGTCATCAAGGAAGTCCGCGCCATCACCGGCCTGGGCCTGAAGGAAGCAAAGGACCTCGTCGAGGGTGCGCCGAAGCCTGTCAAGGAAGGCGTGAACAAGGACGAAGCCGAGAAGATCAAGGTCCAGCTCGAGAAGGCTGGCGCGAAGGTCGAGCTCAAGTAA
- the nusG gene encoding transcription termination/antitermination protein NusG yields MATAAATQSSDKRWYIVHAYSNFEKKVAESIREQAKQRGLEELFELVLVPTEKVTEVRRGRKIDAERKFFPGYVLVKMKLTDEAFHLIKNTPKVTGFLGAENKPMPISESEAMRILHQVQEGVERPKASVSFEIGENVRVADGPFASFSGVVEEIDEARSRVKVAVSIFGRATPVELEFGQVEKV; encoded by the coding sequence ATGGCAACAGCCGCTGCAACCCAATCGTCCGACAAGCGCTGGTACATCGTCCACGCCTATTCGAACTTCGAGAAGAAGGTCGCCGAATCGATCCGCGAGCAGGCCAAGCAGCGCGGGCTCGAGGAGCTGTTCGAGCTGGTGCTGGTTCCGACCGAGAAGGTCACGGAAGTGCGCCGCGGCCGCAAGATCGACGCCGAGCGCAAGTTCTTCCCGGGCTATGTGCTGGTGAAGATGAAGCTGACCGACGAGGCGTTCCATCTGATCAAGAACACGCCGAAGGTCACGGGCTTCCTCGGCGCCGAGAACAAGCCGATGCCGATCTCGGAATCCGAGGCCATGCGCATCCTGCATCAGGTGCAGGAGGGCGTGGAACGGCCGAAGGCGTCGGTGTCGTTCGAGATCGGCGAGAACGTGCGCGTGGCCGATGGCCCGTTCGCCTCGTTCTCGGGTGTGGTCGAGGAAATCGACGAGGCGCGCTCGCGCGTGAAGGTCGCGGTGTCGATCTTCGGTCGCGCCACGCCGGTCGAACTGGAATTCGGTCAGGTCGAGAAGGTCTGA
- the rpoB gene encoding DNA-directed RNA polymerase subunit beta, with product MAQQTFTGRKRVRKFFGHIKEVAEMPNLIEVQKASYDQFLMVDEPQGGRSDEGLQAVFRSVFPISDFSGTSMLEFVRYEFEPPKYDVDECRQRGMTFAAPLKVTLRLIVFDIDEETGAKSVKDIKEQDVYMGDIPLMTMNGTFIVNGTERVIVSQMHRSPGVFFDHDKGKTHSSGKLLFAARVIPYRGSWLDIEFDAKDIVYARIDRRRKIPVTSLMFALGLDGEAILSTFYKRILYKRTKEGWRVPFDANRFRGYSTINDLIDADTGKVVLEAGKKLTVRGARQMQEKGLKALRLSDEELVGNYLAEDLVNPKTGEIHAEAGEEITDKSMKALNEQGYKELPLLDIDHVNVGAYIRNTLSADKNMTREDALFDIYRVMRPGEPPTLDSAQAMFQSLFFDAERYDLSAVGRVKMNMRLDLDAPDTQRTLRKEDILSVIKTLVDLRDGKGEIDDIDHLGNRRVRSVGELMENQYRIGLLRMERAIKERMSSVDIDTVMPQDLINAKPAAAAVREFFGSSQLSQFMDQTNPLSEITHKRRLSALGPGGLTRERAGFEVRDVHPTHYGRICPIETPEGPNIGLINSLATFARVNKYGFVETPYRKVKDGRVTDEVVYLSAMEEGRYTVAQANVPLDPKGRFTEDLVVCRHAGEVLPVTPDKVDYMDVSPKQLVSVAAALIPFLENDDANRALMGSNMQRQAVPLVRAEAPFVGTGMEGVVARDSGAAIAARRSGVIDQIDATRVVIRATEDLDPTKSGVDIYRLMKYQRSNQSTCINQRPLVKVGDIVKKGDIIADGPSTDLGELALGRNVLVAFMPWNGYNFEDSILLSERIVKEDVFTSIHIEEFEVMARDTKLGPEEITRDIPNVSEEALKNLDEAGIVYIGAEVRAGDILVGKITPKGESPMTPEEKLLRAIFGEKASDVRDTSLRVPPGVQGTIVEVRVFNRHGVDKDERALAIEREEIERLAKDRDDEQAILDRNVYNRLAELLEGRQGIAGPKGFKKDTKITRAVLEEYPKSQWWLFASPNDKLMAEIEAMRKQYDESKKGLEQRFLDKVEKLQRGDELPPGVMKMVKVFVAVKRKIQPGDKMAGRHGNKGVVSKIVPIEDMPFLEDGTHADIVLNPLGVPSRMNVGQILETHLGWACAGLGKRIGQTVDAYLSKQDIKPLKETLKKVYGEDETIKSLNDNELIELGHNLSRGVPIATPVFDGAKEADIEEMLKLAGLDASGQSTVYDGRTGDPFDRKVTVGYIYMLKLHHLVDDKIHARSIGPYSLVTQQPLGGKAQFGGQRFGEMEVWALEAYGAAYTLQEMLTVKSDDVAGRTKVYEAIVRGDDTFEAGIPESFNVLVKEMRSLGLNVDLHNSKMGPAPTSEAAE from the coding sequence ATGGCGCAGCAGACATTCACCGGTCGCAAACGCGTTCGCAAGTTCTTCGGACACATCAAGGAAGTCGCCGAGATGCCGAACCTCATCGAGGTTCAGAAGGCGTCCTACGACCAATTCCTGATGGTCGACGAACCCCAGGGCGGGCGGTCCGATGAGGGCTTGCAGGCGGTGTTCCGCTCGGTGTTCCCGATCTCGGATTTCTCGGGCACCTCGATGCTGGAATTCGTCCGCTACGAGTTCGAGCCGCCGAAATACGACGTCGACGAGTGCCGCCAGCGCGGCATGACCTTCGCGGCACCCCTCAAGGTGACGCTGCGCCTCATCGTGTTCGATATCGACGAGGAAACCGGCGCGAAGTCGGTGAAGGACATCAAGGAGCAGGACGTCTACATGGGCGACATCCCGCTCATGACGATGAACGGCACCTTCATCGTCAACGGCACCGAGCGCGTCATCGTCTCGCAGATGCACCGTTCGCCGGGCGTGTTCTTCGACCACGACAAGGGCAAGACCCATTCCTCGGGCAAGCTGCTGTTCGCCGCCCGCGTCATTCCGTACCGCGGCTCCTGGCTCGACATCGAGTTCGACGCCAAGGACATCGTCTATGCGCGTATCGACCGTCGCCGCAAGATTCCGGTGACGTCGCTGATGTTCGCCCTCGGCCTCGACGGCGAGGCGATCCTGTCCACGTTCTACAAGAGGATTCTCTACAAGCGGACCAAGGAAGGCTGGCGCGTTCCGTTCGACGCCAACCGTTTCCGTGGCTACTCGACCATCAACGACCTGATCGACGCCGACACCGGCAAGGTCGTGCTCGAGGCCGGCAAGAAGCTCACCGTGCGCGGTGCGCGCCAGATGCAGGAGAAGGGCCTGAAGGCGCTGCGCCTGTCGGATGAGGAGCTCGTCGGCAACTACCTCGCCGAGGACCTCGTCAACCCGAAGACCGGCGAGATCCACGCGGAGGCCGGTGAAGAGATCACCGACAAGTCCATGAAGGCCCTCAACGAGCAGGGCTACAAGGAGCTGCCGCTGCTCGACATCGACCACGTCAATGTCGGCGCCTACATCCGCAACACGCTCTCGGCCGACAAGAACATGACGCGCGAGGACGCGCTGTTCGACATCTACCGCGTGATGCGTCCGGGCGAGCCGCCGACGCTGGATTCGGCGCAGGCCATGTTCCAGTCGCTGTTCTTCGACGCCGAGCGCTATGACCTGTCCGCGGTCGGTCGCGTCAAGATGAACATGCGCCTCGACCTCGATGCGCCCGACACCCAGCGTACGCTGCGCAAGGAAGACATCCTCTCCGTCATCAAGACGCTGGTGGATTTGCGCGACGGCAAGGGCGAGATCGACGACATCGACCATCTCGGCAACCGCCGTGTGCGCTCGGTCGGCGAGCTCATGGAGAACCAGTACCGCATCGGCCTGTTGCGCATGGAGCGCGCGATCAAGGAGCGCATGTCCTCGGTCGACATCGATACGGTCATGCCGCAGGACCTGATCAACGCCAAGCCGGCGGCTGCCGCCGTGCGCGAGTTCTTCGGCTCCTCGCAGCTCTCGCAGTTCATGGACCAGACCAACCCGCTGTCGGAGATCACCCACAAGCGCCGTCTCTCGGCACTTGGACCGGGCGGTCTGACCCGCGAGCGCGCCGGCTTCGAGGTGCGCGACGTGCATCCGACGCATTACGGTCGTATCTGCCCGATCGAGACGCCGGAAGGTCCGAACATCGGCCTGATCAACTCGCTCGCGACCTTCGCGCGCGTGAACAAGTATGGCTTCGTCGAGACGCCGTACCGCAAGGTCAAGGACGGCCGCGTCACCGACGAGGTCGTGTATCTCTCGGCGATGGAAGAGGGCCGCTACACGGTCGCGCAGGCCAACGTGCCGCTCGATCCGAAGGGCCGCTTCACCGAAGACCTCGTGGTCTGCCGTCACGCCGGCGAAGTCTTGCCGGTGACGCCGGACAAGGTCGACTACATGGACGTGTCGCCGAAGCAGCTCGTGTCGGTCGCCGCGGCGCTGATCCCGTTCCTCGAGAACGACGACGCCAACCGCGCGCTGATGGGCTCGAACATGCAGCGCCAGGCGGTGCCGCTGGTTCGCGCCGAGGCGCCGTTCGTCGGCACCGGCATGGAAGGCGTGGTCGCGCGTGACTCGGGTGCCGCCATCGCGGCGCGCCGCTCGGGCGTGATCGACCAGATCGACGCGACCCGCGTCGTCATCCGCGCCACGGAAGATCTCGACCCGACCAAGTCGGGCGTCGATATCTACCGGCTGATGAAGTACCAGCGCTCCAACCAGTCGACCTGCATCAACCAGCGTCCGCTGGTGAAGGTCGGCGACATCGTCAAGAAGGGCGACATCATCGCCGACGGTCCGTCGACCGATCTCGGCGAGCTCGCGCTCGGCCGTAACGTGCTCGTCGCGTTCATGCCGTGGAACGGCTACAACTTCGAAGACTCGATCCTGCTCTCCGAGCGGATCGTGAAGGAAGACGTGTTCACCTCGATTCACATCGAAGAATTCGAGGTGATGGCCCGCGACACCAAGCTCGGACCCGAGGAAATCACCCGCGACATTCCGAACGTCTCGGAAGAAGCGCTGAAGAACCTCGACGAAGCCGGTATCGTCTACATCGGTGCGGAAGTGCGCGCCGGCGACATCCTGGTCGGCAAGATCACGCCGAAGGGCGAAAGCCCGATGACGCCGGAAGAAAAGCTCCTGCGCGCCATCTTCGGCGAAAAGGCCTCCGACGTTCGCGACACCTCGCTGCGCGTTCCTCCGGGCGTGCAGGGCACGATCGTGGAAGTGCGCGTGTTCAACCGTCACGGCGTCGACAAGGACGAGCGTGCGCTGGCGATCGAGCGGGAAGAGATCGAGCGTCTGGCCAAGGACCGCGACGACGAGCAGGCGATCCTGGACCGCAACGTCTACAACCGTCTTGCCGAGCTGCTCGAAGGGCGGCAGGGCATTGCGGGTCCGAAGGGCTTCAAGAAGGACACCAAGATCACCCGTGCGGTGCTCGAGGAGTACCCGAAGTCGCAGTGGTGGCTGTTCGCCTCGCCGAACGACAAGCTGATGGCCGAGATCGAGGCCATGCGGAAGCAATACGACGAGTCGAAGAAGGGGCTGGAACAGCGCTTCCTCGACAAGGTCGAGAAGCTTCAGCGCGGTGACGAATTGCCGCCCGGCGTGATGAAGATGGTCAAGGTCTTCGTCGCGGTGAAGCGCAAGATCCAGCCCGGCGACAAGATGGCCGGCCGCCACGGCAACAAGGGCGTGGTGTCGAAGATCGTGCCGATCGAGGACATGCCGTTCCTCGAAGACGGTACGCATGCCGACATCGTGCTCAATCCGCTGGGCGTGCCCTCGCGCATGAACGTCGGACAGATCCTCGAGACCCATCTCGGCTGGGCCTGCGCCGGCCTCGGCAAGCGTATCGGCCAGACGGTCGATGCCTACCTGTCGAAGCAGGACATCAAGCCGCTGAAGGAAACCTTGAAGAAGGTCTACGGCGAGGACGAGACGATCAAGTCGCTCAACGACAACGAGCTGATCGAGCTCGGTCACAATCTGAGCCGCGGCGTGCCGATCGCGACGCCGGTGTTCGACGGCGCCAAGGAAGCCGACATCGAGGAGATGCTGAAGCTTGCCGGTCTCGACGCTTCGGGTCAGTCGACCGTCTATGACGGCCGCACCGGCGATCCGTTCGATCGCAAGGTGACGGTGGGCTACATCTACATGCTCAAGCTGCACCATCTCGTCGACGACAAGATCCATGCGCGTTCGATCGGTCCGTACTCGCTCGTCACCCAGCAGCCGCTGGGCGGCAAGGCGCAGTTCGGCGGCCAGCGCTTCGGCGAAATGGAGGTGTGGGCGCTCGAGGCTTACGGCGCGGCGTACACGCTCCAGGAGATGCTGACGGTGAAGTCGGACGACGTCGCCGGCCGCACCAAGGTGTACGAGGCGATCGTGCGCGGCGACGACACGTTCGAGGCCGGTATTCCGGAATCGTTCAACGTGCTGGTCAAGGAAATGCGCTCGCTCGGCCTCAACGTCGACCTGCACAACTCCAAGATGGGTCCGGCGCCGACGTCGGAAGCGGCCGAGTAA
- a CDS encoding 2-hydroxyacid dehydrogenase produces MADKVLIYSRFPKTMMARFAERFELLDTGGKPAREVFSADELGGIRAMLTAGGTPLGAEAMDLFPKLGAIVCYGTGYDGVDLKAAAARNIAVGHSPGANAASVADIAMTLMLATTRRILVADQYVRSGDWAGSKQSPMMRPQAGMPGRRIGIYGMGEIGRKIAARCAAFESEVGYFSRSKYDLPYQFFPTLEALADWCSVLMIAVRAGAETQHVVNADILRRLGEHGYVVNISRGSVIDEKALVAALSDKTIAGAGLDVFEKEPHAPDALTALPNVVLAPHIGGHTLDSHIAMQNCVLANLTAFFEGKPLPYGVRAD; encoded by the coding sequence ATGGCTGACAAGGTCCTGATCTACTCGCGCTTTCCGAAGACGATGATGGCGCGTTTCGCCGAGCGGTTCGAACTGCTCGACACTGGCGGCAAGCCCGCGCGCGAGGTGTTTTCGGCCGATGAGCTCGGCGGCATCCGCGCGATGCTCACCGCTGGCGGTACGCCGCTGGGCGCCGAGGCGATGGACCTGTTCCCAAAACTCGGCGCCATCGTCTGCTACGGCACCGGTTATGACGGCGTCGACCTGAAGGCCGCGGCCGCCCGCAACATCGCGGTCGGCCACAGCCCGGGTGCCAATGCGGCCTCGGTCGCCGATATCGCAATGACCCTGATGCTGGCAACGACCCGGCGGATCCTGGTCGCCGACCAATATGTCCGCAGCGGCGACTGGGCGGGATCGAAGCAGTCGCCGATGATGCGGCCGCAGGCCGGCATGCCCGGCCGCCGCATCGGCATCTACGGCATGGGCGAGATCGGCCGCAAGATTGCCGCCCGCTGCGCCGCGTTCGAGAGCGAGGTCGGCTATTTCAGCCGCAGCAAATACGATCTGCCCTATCAATTTTTCCCGACGCTGGAGGCGCTCGCCGATTGGTGCAGCGTGCTGATGATCGCGGTCCGGGCAGGGGCCGAGACCCAGCACGTCGTCAACGCCGATATCCTCAGGCGCCTCGGGGAGCACGGCTACGTCGTCAACATCTCCCGCGGCTCGGTGATCGACGAGAAGGCCCTGGTCGCGGCGCTCTCCGACAAGACCATCGCCGGCGCCGGCCTCGATGTCTTCGAGAAGGAGCCGCACGCCCCCGACGCGCTGACCGCGCTGCCCAACGTGGTGTTAGCCCCGCATATCGGCGGTCACACGCTCGACTCGCACATCGCTATGCAAAACTGCGTGCTGGCGAACCTGACCGCGTTCTTCGAGGGCAAGCCGCTGCCCTACGGCGTGAGAGCCGACTAG
- the rplA gene encoding 50S ribosomal protein L1, which translates to MAIGKRLNKAREGVDREKLYPLADAIKMVKERAKAKFDETIEVAINLGVDPRHADQMVRGVVTLPNGTGRTLRVGVFARGAKADEAKAAGADVVGAEDLVEKVQNGSIDFDRCIATPDMMPLVGRLGKVLGPRGLMPNPKIGTVTMDVTGAVKGAKGGSVEFRVEKAGILQAGVGKASFTEEKLVENIKALADAVTKAKPAGSKGTYIQRVAVSSTMGPGVKVEPGTILG; encoded by the coding sequence ATGGCAATCGGAAAGCGTTTGAACAAAGCCCGCGAAGGTGTTGACCGCGAAAAGCTTTACCCGCTCGCGGACGCCATCAAGATGGTCAAGGAACGCGCCAAGGCGAAGTTCGACGAGACCATCGAGGTCGCGATCAATCTCGGCGTCGATCCGCGTCACGCCGACCAGATGGTCCGCGGTGTCGTGACCCTGCCGAACGGCACCGGCCGTACGCTCCGCGTCGGCGTGTTCGCCCGCGGTGCCAAGGCTGACGAGGCCAAGGCCGCAGGTGCCGACGTCGTCGGCGCCGAAGACCTGGTCGAGAAGGTGCAGAACGGCTCGATCGATTTCGACCGCTGCATCGCCACTCCCGACATGATGCCGCTGGTCGGCCGTCTCGGTAAGGTGCTGGGCCCGCGCGGCCTGATGCCGAACCCGAAGATCGGCACCGTGACCATGGACGTCACCGGCGCGGTGAAGGGTGCCAAGGGCGGCTCGGTCGAGTTCCGCGTCGAGAAGGCCGGCATCCTGCAGGCCGGCGTCGGCAAGGCCTCGTTCACCGAGGAGAAGCTGGTCGAGAACATCAAGGCCCTGGCTGACGCTGTCACCAAGGCAAAGCCGGCCGGCTCCAAGGGTACTTACATCCAGCGCGTTGCGGTGTCCTCGACGATGGGCCCGGGCGTGAAGGTCGAGCCGGGCACCATTCTCGGCTGA
- the secE gene encoding preprotein translocase subunit SecE: MAVSPFKFLQEVRSETAKVTWPTRRETTITTIMVFVMVAVASIFFFAADQIIRYLITFLLGIH, encoded by the coding sequence ATGGCAGTCAGCCCGTTCAAGTTTTTGCAGGAAGTGCGCTCGGAGACCGCCAAGGTCACCTGGCCGACCCGTCGTGAGACCACGATCACCACCATCATGGTGTTCGTGATGGTCGCCGTGGCCTCGATCTTCTTCTTCGCCGCCGACCAGATCATCCGTTATCTCATCACCTTCCTTTTGGGCATCCACTGA
- the rplK gene encoding 50S ribosomal protein L11, protein MAKKVTGYLKLQVPAGAANPSPPIGPALGQRGLNIMEFCKAFNAQTQKEEKNTPIPVVITIYADRSFTFEMKTPPMSFFLKQAAKIQSGSKAPGRDKAGKVTKAQVREIAEKKMKDLNCDSIESAMKMVEGSARSMGLEVAG, encoded by the coding sequence ATGGCAAAGAAAGTGACCGGATACCTGAAGCTTCAGGTCCCGGCCGGTGCGGCGAATCCCTCGCCCCCGATCGGTCCCGCGCTCGGTCAGCGCGGTCTCAACATCATGGAGTTCTGCAAGGCGTTCAACGCCCAGACCCAGAAGGAAGAGAAGAACACCCCGATTCCCGTCGTGATCACGATCTACGCCGATCGTTCGTTCACGTTCGAGATGAAGACCCCCCCGATGTCCTTCTTCCTCAAGCAGGCTGCCAAGATCCAGTCCGGCTCGAAGGCGCCGGGCCGTGACAAGGCCGGCAAGGTGACCAAGGCGCAGGTGCGCGAGATCGCCGAGAAGAAGATGAAGGATCTCAATTGCGATTCCATCGAGTCGGCCATGAAGATGGTCGAGGGCTCCGCCCGTTCGATGGGTCTGGAAGTTGCGGGGTAA